A single genomic interval of uncultured Desulfobacter sp. harbors:
- a CDS encoding DUF4214 domain-containing protein — MKKILLGVMGLFLFYSNSHAENYTFQEEIQQRVTEIYVATFERAPAYSGLMYWTNAVETGIFTIEQVAQSFFDQPETQAKFPEGSSNTEFINTIYNNTLSRAPAEAGRAYWVDALDRGLVRRDQAIMAVINGAKAETGSAADAAMLAKKTEIGLLFANSEIGNLTTNENFMGWAKNIVMHATNGDFSVDDAVKYISDLSDFPSELETDIENYIALISSVGNMSPMIDEISILLEELLNGDSSVVTITPALETLDLQNLPSAINVTGDFGAGYTPEGSSSLYTGQLVMDITNIVLAETGLSANANIVATNVQRDEQLVLNGAMNLGISLETSGEEAVILATLTFSNLQSIDFLMNGGMELSMPFSDSSQPIILTLTNFETQGMQASGTIILTPVSTDIYDILLDLDTHEGAVLGTARLDATNTPQTIISTPDDPITVGEYSVIINDVIMDQEVCTDTAAGGNIVITGDSETKAITFNNCSYAIE; from the coding sequence ATGAAAAAAATTCTATTGGGCGTAATGGGGTTGTTTTTATTCTACAGTAATTCTCATGCTGAAAATTATACATTTCAAGAAGAAATTCAACAACGTGTTACTGAAATTTATGTAGCAACTTTTGAGAGAGCACCAGCCTATAGTGGTTTAATGTACTGGACAAATGCCGTTGAAACCGGCATTTTTACAATTGAGCAGGTGGCACAATCCTTTTTTGACCAACCGGAAACACAAGCAAAATTTCCAGAAGGGTCCAGCAATACAGAATTTATCAATACAATTTACAATAATACATTAAGCCGTGCTCCAGCGGAAGCAGGGCGTGCCTATTGGGTAGATGCGCTGGACCGTGGCTTGGTTAGGCGCGATCAGGCTATTATGGCTGTCATCAATGGTGCAAAAGCTGAAACCGGCAGTGCAGCAGATGCGGCTATGTTGGCTAAAAAAACTGAAATCGGCCTTTTGTTTGCTAATTCTGAAATTGGAAATTTAACTACCAATGAAAATTTTATGGGTTGGGCAAAAAACATCGTAATGCATGCGACAAATGGTGATTTTAGCGTAGATGATGCTGTAAAATATATTTCAGATCTTTCAGATTTTCCCTCTGAGCTGGAAACAGACATTGAGAACTACATTGCGCTGATTTCTTCTGTGGGAAATATGTCTCCCATGATTGATGAAATTTCAATCCTGCTGGAAGAACTTTTAAATGGAGACTCTTCTGTGGTAACCATCACCCCGGCTTTGGAGACTCTGGACCTTCAAAATCTACCCTCTGCCATTAACGTTACAGGTGATTTCGGTGCCGGATATACCCCTGAAGGAAGCAGTTCACTATATACGGGTCAGTTGGTTATGGATATTACCAACATCGTTCTGGCTGAAACCGGCCTTTCCGCCAATGCAAATATCGTCGCTACAAATGTCCAACGGGATGAACAACTGGTTCTTAACGGGGCCATGAATCTCGGAATAAGTCTGGAAACATCTGGAGAAGAAGCGGTTATACTAGCCACCCTCACTTTTTCAAATCTCCAATCTATAGACTTTCTAATGAACGGGGGAATGGAACTTAGCATGCCCTTTAGCGACTCATCCCAACCCATTATCCTCACACTTACCAATTTTGAAACCCAGGGCATGCAAGCTTCCGGAACGATTATTTTGACGCCTGTATCCACTGATATTTATGATATTTTACTCGACTTGGATACCCATGAAGGAGCTGTCCTTGGCACAGCAAGACTGGATGCTACAAACACACCTCAAACCATAATATCAACACCCGATGATCCCATCACCGTAGGTGAGTATAGTGTTATTATCAATGATGTAATAATGGATCAGGAAGTTTGTACAGATACCGCCGCAGGCGGTAATATTGTTATCACAGGGGATTCTGAAACAAAAGCCATTACCTTTAACAACTGCTCATATGCAATAGAATAG
- the nadC gene encoding carboxylating nicotinate-nucleotide diphosphorylase yields the protein MDMTEQIIRLALFEDTCLGDVTTESIFLHPQEKTAIIVAKQDFILAGTDVAKKVFHTVDSSMVCKPHFNDSDIIKKDDVIFTITGDIRSLLTAERVALNFLQRLSGIATLTRKFVKALDNSKVRLVDTRKTTPGWRKIEKDAVRAGGGFNHRFALYDGILIKDNHITAAGSIAAAVSLVRARASHLMKVEVEVSDMAQVQQALDAQADVIMLDNMDIDEMTKAVALIGKRAVVEASGNVSLQTLNAIAGTGVDVISCGALTHHAVSVDLSMRI from the coding sequence ATGGATATGACAGAACAGATCATTCGGCTGGCACTTTTTGAGGATACCTGTCTTGGGGATGTGACCACGGAAAGTATTTTCCTTCATCCCCAGGAAAAAACCGCCATCATAGTTGCAAAACAGGACTTTATCCTGGCAGGAACGGATGTGGCCAAAAAGGTGTTTCATACTGTGGATTCTTCAATGGTATGCAAGCCCCATTTTAATGATTCGGACATCATTAAAAAAGATGATGTGATCTTTACCATAACCGGTGATATCCGCTCTCTTTTGACAGCTGAACGTGTGGCGTTAAATTTTTTGCAGCGGCTTTCCGGAATTGCAACCCTGACACGAAAATTTGTCAAGGCACTGGATAACTCAAAGGTGAGGCTGGTAGATACAAGAAAAACAACGCCCGGATGGCGGAAAATTGAAAAGGATGCGGTCAGGGCGGGAGGGGGCTTTAATCATAGATTTGCCCTTTATGACGGTATTCTGATCAAGGACAACCATATTACGGCTGCCGGTTCCATTGCCGCGGCCGTTTCCCTTGTCCGGGCCAGGGCATCCCATCTGATGAAGGTGGAGGTGGAGGTCTCGGATATGGCTCAGGTGCAGCAGGCCCTTGATGCCCAGGCGGATGTAATCATGCTGGACAACATGGACATTGATGAGATGACCAAGGCCGTGGCGTTGATCGGAAAGCGGGCTGTGGTGGAAGCCTCGGGTAATGTCAGTTTGCAGACATTAAATGCCATTGCCGGAACCGGCGTGGATGTTATTTCCTGTGGCGCGCTTACCCATCATGCGGTATCTGTGGATTTAAGTATGCGGATATAA
- a CDS encoding diguanylate cyclase — protein MAHAILIVDDDIAIKESVEEFLALMTYEVKSAENAFQAVDILKTFQPDIVLTDIMMQGMDGLELTRLIRERYSIDVMVMTGYSANYSYEEAINAGASDFIFKPFRFEELDLRIKRMLREAEFKKERDKLLADMKQLAITDGLTGLFNSRQFFHQIKQEVERFQRYSRNLSLLMLDIDFFKKYNDTWGHLEGDKVLMSMGMIISSCLRSMDSAYRYGGEEFAVILPETELNEACLVGNRIRKNVQKTIFTPENDVQTSVTISIGAAQIVNGEDFISFIKRTDKALYLSKENGRNRLTAAR, from the coding sequence ATGGCGCATGCCATCCTCATTGTTGATGATGATATAGCAATTAAAGAATCAGTGGAAGAATTTCTAGCACTGATGACCTATGAAGTTAAAAGTGCTGAAAATGCATTCCAGGCTGTTGACATTCTAAAAACGTTTCAGCCCGACATTGTTTTAACGGATATCATGATGCAGGGAATGGACGGACTTGAACTAACCCGATTGATAAGGGAACGGTACAGTATTGATGTCATGGTCATGACCGGGTATTCTGCTAATTATTCTTATGAAGAGGCTATTAATGCCGGAGCCAGTGATTTCATTTTCAAGCCGTTTCGCTTTGAAGAGTTGGACTTAAGAATCAAACGCATGCTCAGAGAAGCTGAATTTAAAAAGGAAAGGGATAAGCTTCTAGCAGATATGAAGCAACTGGCCATAACCGACGGATTAACAGGCCTGTTCAATTCCCGGCAGTTTTTTCATCAAATCAAGCAGGAGGTCGAACGTTTTCAGCGCTACTCCCGGAATTTATCACTTCTTATGCTGGACATTGATTTTTTTAAAAAATACAACGATACCTGGGGGCATTTGGAAGGAGATAAGGTACTGATGAGCATGGGCATGATCATCTCCTCTTGCCTGCGCAGCATGGACTCCGCCTACCGTTACGGCGGTGAGGAATTTGCCGTGATTTTACCGGAAACAGAATTAAATGAGGCCTGTCTGGTGGGTAACCGCATCAGGAAGAACGTGCAAAAAACGATATTCACACCGGAAAACGATGTGCAGACGTCTGTGACCATAAGTATCGGGGCGGCACAGATAGTCAATGGCGAAGACTTTATCTCATTTATCAAACGTACAGATAAGGCCTTGTACCTTTCCAAAGAAAACGGTCGCAACCGGCTGACCGCAGCACGTTAG